Proteins encoded within one genomic window of Siniperca chuatsi isolate FFG_IHB_CAS linkage group LG4, ASM2008510v1, whole genome shotgun sequence:
- the cfdp1 gene encoding craniofacial development protein 1 isoform X2 codes for MMNYSDYDSDGYSSNEDADYVPSDDNLSEDDINECEKEDPLHRDDDVPHPDNVSKKKRKKKDIGMRKRKKGVLKVDKEENYGGGAEEAQEAVEKPTEVEKDDDAKQKKKSDDLWASFLSDVGSRPKDSTPASQSSTVQKDDSSVLKVAHLSTETKASEPAKVTITKVFDFAGEEVRVNKEVSADSREAKSYLKSQNTKQEENGDDEKRSSPSRPPLPGPSAKRPAGMTSILSRIGGKKQKMSTLEKSKMDWDAFKSEEGITEELAIHNRGREGYVERKNFLERVDHRQFELEKAVRLSNMKQ; via the exons ATGATGAACTATTCTGACTACGACTCTGATGGTTATTCGTCTAATGAAGATGCAGACTATGTCCCATCAG ATGATAACCTCAGCGAGGATGACATTAATGAGTGTGAAAAGGAAGACCCTCTGCACAGGGATGATGATGTGCCACATCCTGACAATGTTagcaagaagaagagaaagaaaaaggacatCGGTATGAG aaagaggaagaaaggagtACTGAAAGTAGACAAGGAAGAGAATTATGGAGGTGGAGCAGAAGAGGCACAGGAAGCGGTGGAAAAACCCACTGAGGTAGAGAAGGATGATGAtgcaaaacagaagaaaaaatcaGATGACCTCTGGGCGAGTTTCCTGTCTGACGTTGGATCCAGACCCAAAGACTCCACACCTGCCTCACAGTCAAGTACCGTACAGAAG GATGATTCCTCAGTATTGAAGGTTGCTCATTTGAGTACAGAAACAAAAGCATCAGAACCTGCTAAAGTCACCATCACTAAAGTTTTTGACTTCGCTGGAGAAGAAGTTAG GGTGAATAAAGAGGTATCAGCAGACTCCAGAGAAGCTAAAAGTTATCTAAAGAGCCAGAACACCAAACAGGAGGAGAATGGAGACGATGAAAAGAGGTCATCACCCAGCCGACCACCTCTTCCTGGccccag TGCCAAGCGGCCGGCTGGCATGACGAGTATCCTGAGTCGTATTGGgggaaagaaacagaagatgAGCACGCTGGAAAAATCTAAGATGGATTGGGATGCTTTCAAATCAGAGGAGGGCATCACTGAGGAGCTGGCCATCCacaacagaggcagagaggg
- the cfdp1 gene encoding craniofacial development protein 1 isoform X1, whose product MMNYSDYDSDGYSSNEDADYVPSDDNLSEDDINECEKEDPLHRDDDVPHPDNVSKKKRKKKDIGMRKRKKGVLKVDKEENYGGGAEEAQEAVEKPTEVEKDDDAKQKKKSDDLWASFLSDVGSRPKDSTPASQSSTVQKDDSSVLKVAHLSTETKASEPAKVTITKVFDFAGEEVRVNKEVSADSREAKSYLKSQNTKQEENGDDEKRSSPSRPPLPGPSSAKRPAGMTSILSRIGGKKQKMSTLEKSKMDWDAFKSEEGITEELAIHNRGREGYVERKNFLERVDHRQFELEKAVRLSNMKQ is encoded by the exons ATGATGAACTATTCTGACTACGACTCTGATGGTTATTCGTCTAATGAAGATGCAGACTATGTCCCATCAG ATGATAACCTCAGCGAGGATGACATTAATGAGTGTGAAAAGGAAGACCCTCTGCACAGGGATGATGATGTGCCACATCCTGACAATGTTagcaagaagaagagaaagaaaaaggacatCGGTATGAG aaagaggaagaaaggagtACTGAAAGTAGACAAGGAAGAGAATTATGGAGGTGGAGCAGAAGAGGCACAGGAAGCGGTGGAAAAACCCACTGAGGTAGAGAAGGATGATGAtgcaaaacagaagaaaaaatcaGATGACCTCTGGGCGAGTTTCCTGTCTGACGTTGGATCCAGACCCAAAGACTCCACACCTGCCTCACAGTCAAGTACCGTACAGAAG GATGATTCCTCAGTATTGAAGGTTGCTCATTTGAGTACAGAAACAAAAGCATCAGAACCTGCTAAAGTCACCATCACTAAAGTTTTTGACTTCGCTGGAGAAGAAGTTAG GGTGAATAAAGAGGTATCAGCAGACTCCAGAGAAGCTAAAAGTTATCTAAAGAGCCAGAACACCAAACAGGAGGAGAATGGAGACGATGAAAAGAGGTCATCACCCAGCCGACCACCTCTTCCTGGccccag CAGTGCCAAGCGGCCGGCTGGCATGACGAGTATCCTGAGTCGTATTGGgggaaagaaacagaagatgAGCACGCTGGAAAAATCTAAGATGGATTGGGATGCTTTCAAATCAGAGGAGGGCATCACTGAGGAGCTGGCCATCCacaacagaggcagagaggg